A region of Jannaschia sp. W003 DNA encodes the following proteins:
- a CDS encoding ABC transporter ATP-binding protein, producing MKIAPDHDGPILEIDRLSISFFTRLREIPAVMDFSVSVQPGEAVGLVGESGCGKSTVALGVMQDLGVNGRVVGGSIKFKGRDLADLSAEELRDIRGNEIAMIYQEPMASLNPAMRVGRQLMEVPMLHDGASEEEARAMALQTVTDVKLPDPARILDSYPHQLSGGQQQRIVIAMALMSKPSLLILDEPTTALDVTVEAGIVDLVKDLGRKYGTAMLFISHNLGLVLETCDRICVMYSGEAVEDGEIAEVFDRMRHPYTQALFRSIPLPGASKTARPLVAIPGNFPLPHERPPGCNFGPRCEYFVAGRCDQGKIPMEEAGRPDHHSRCIRWDEIDWAHPPEVVDKPAGAPPGATVLRVSNLRKYYEVAANALFGGGEARVVKANEEIDFEARESETLAIVGESGCGKSTLAKLLMGLETASDGTILLDNDEIQDKPIEQRGPGQVSKIQMVFQNPFDTLNPSMTVGRQIIRALEVFGVGKDDAARRERMLQLLDLVKLPREFAGRMPRQLSGGQKQRVGIARAFAGDARIVVADEPVSALDVSVQAAVTDLLMDIQREHRTTLLFISHDLSIVRYLSDRVMVMYLGHVVELGTTEEVFSPPYHPYTEALLSAVPIADTHVVKKHIVLEGDIPSAMDPPPGCPFQTRCRWKSQVPGGLCEREVPPMKKFGGHAIKCHLSDEALQGMEPVIQIAAE from the coding sequence ATGAAGATCGCCCCCGACCACGACGGCCCCATCCTCGAGATCGACCGCCTGTCGATCTCGTTCTTCACCCGCCTGCGCGAGATCCCCGCCGTGATGGACTTCTCCGTCTCGGTCCAGCCGGGCGAGGCGGTGGGCCTCGTGGGGGAATCGGGATGCGGCAAGTCCACGGTCGCCCTGGGCGTCATGCAGGACCTCGGCGTGAACGGCCGCGTCGTCGGCGGCTCGATCAAGTTCAAGGGCCGCGACCTCGCCGACCTCTCGGCCGAGGAGTTGCGCGACATCCGCGGCAACGAGATCGCCATGATCTACCAGGAGCCCATGGCCTCGCTGAACCCCGCCATGCGCGTGGGCCGGCAGCTCATGGAAGTGCCCATGCTCCACGACGGCGCCTCCGAGGAGGAGGCCCGCGCCATGGCCCTCCAGACCGTCACGGACGTGAAGCTCCCCGACCCCGCGCGCATCCTCGACAGCTACCCGCACCAGCTCTCGGGTGGGCAGCAGCAGCGCATCGTGATCGCAATGGCGCTGATGTCGAAGCCCTCGCTCCTCATCCTCGACGAGCCGACCACCGCGCTGGACGTCACGGTCGAGGCCGGCATCGTCGACCTCGTGAAGGATCTGGGCCGCAAGTACGGCACCGCGATGCTGTTCATCTCCCACAACCTCGGGCTGGTGCTGGAGACCTGCGACCGCATCTGCGTGATGTACTCGGGCGAGGCGGTCGAGGACGGCGAGATCGCCGAGGTCTTCGACCGCATGCGCCACCCCTACACCCAGGCGCTCTTCCGCTCGATCCCGCTGCCGGGCGCCTCCAAGACCGCGCGCCCCCTGGTCGCTATCCCCGGCAACTTCCCCCTGCCCCACGAGCGCCCGCCCGGCTGCAACTTCGGCCCCCGCTGCGAGTACTTCGTCGCCGGCCGCTGCGACCAGGGCAAGATCCCCATGGAGGAGGCGGGCCGCCCCGACCACCATTCCCGCTGCATCCGCTGGGACGAGATCGACTGGGCGCACCCGCCCGAGGTGGTCGACAAGCCCGCCGGCGCGCCCCCCGGCGCCACGGTCCTGCGCGTGTCCAACCTGCGCAAGTACTACGAGGTCGCCGCCAACGCCCTGTTCGGCGGCGGCGAGGCGCGCGTGGTCAAGGCCAACGAGGAGATCGATTTCGAGGCCCGCGAGTCCGAGACCCTCGCCATCGTGGGCGAATCGGGCTGCGGCAAGTCCACCCTCGCCAAGCTCCTGATGGGGCTGGAGACCGCATCCGACGGCACCATCCTGCTCGACAACGACGAGATCCAGGACAAGCCCATCGAGCAGCGCGGGCCGGGGCAGGTCTCGAAGATCCAGATGGTGTTCCAGAACCCCTTCGACACGCTCAACCCCTCAATGACCGTGGGCCGCCAGATCATTCGCGCGCTGGAGGTGTTCGGCGTGGGCAAGGACGACGCCGCGCGGCGCGAGCGGATGCTCCAGCTCCTCGACCTCGTGAAGCTGCCACGCGAGTTCGCGGGCCGCATGCCCCGCCAGCTGTCCGGGGGCCAGAAGCAGCGCGTCGGCATCGCCCGCGCCTTCGCCGGGGACGCCCGCATCGTGGTGGCCGATGAGCCGGTCTCGGCCCTCGACGTCTCGGTGCAGGCCGCCGTCACCGACCTCCTGATGGACATCCAGCGCGAGCACCGCACCACGCTCCTTTTCATCTCCCACGACCTCTCGATCGTGCGCTACCTGAGCGACCGCGTGATGGTCATGTACCTCGGCCACGTGGTCGAGCTGGGCACCACCGAGGAGGTGTTCTCGCCGCCCTACCACCCCTACACCGAGGCGCTGCTGTCCGCGGTCCCCATCGCCGACACCCACGTCGTGAAGAAGCACATCGTGCTGGAGGGCGACATTCCCTCGGCCATGGATCCGCCGCCCGGCTGCCCGTTCCAGACCCGCTGCCGCTGGAAGTCCCAGGTGCCCGGGGGCCTGTGCGAGCGCGAGGTGCCCCCGATGAAGAAGTTCGGCGGCCACGCCATCAAGTGCCACCTTTCCGACGAGGCGCTGCAGGGCATGGAGCCGGTGATCCAGATCGCCGCCGAATAG
- a CDS encoding ABC transporter permease: protein MLGFIARRLGVMILTALCLTFIVFFLTNLFPNLEKLAKNQANNRMSDEQVVSWLDDRGYLDPIPLKYARWLGAAPAYQRVEDGAVVFSRCARPGEDPATAPRFCGILQGDWGFSTVFKDDVLSILGTRGWQTAKLMFWVTLVMVPGALLLGVLAGMREGSKLDRTLSTVSIATTATPEYVSGVIFIAVFASSAVGLKWFKGSAASAMDDITFANFTLPVLTVALYGMGYIARMTRASMTEVMTAQYIRTARLKGVSFGNIVLKHALRNALIAPFTVIMLQFPWLLNGVVIVETLFNFKGIGWTLVQAAGNNDVDLLLGVSIVSVAVVLVTQLISDVGYVYLNPRIRMA from the coding sequence ATGCTGGGCTTCATCGCACGACGGCTGGGGGTCATGATCCTCACGGCGCTGTGCCTCACCTTCATCGTGTTCTTCCTCACGAACCTCTTCCCGAACCTCGAGAAGCTGGCCAAGAACCAGGCCAACAACCGCATGTCCGACGAGCAGGTTGTCTCCTGGCTGGATGACCGCGGCTACCTCGACCCGATCCCGCTGAAGTACGCCCGCTGGCTGGGCGCCGCCCCGGCCTACCAGCGCGTCGAGGACGGCGCGGTGGTGTTCAGCCGCTGCGCCCGCCCCGGCGAGGATCCGGCCACCGCGCCCCGCTTCTGCGGCATCCTGCAGGGCGACTGGGGCTTCTCGACCGTGTTCAAGGACGACGTGCTCTCGATCCTGGGCACGCGCGGCTGGCAGACCGCCAAGCTCATGTTCTGGGTGACGCTCGTGATGGTGCCCGGCGCCCTCCTCCTCGGCGTGCTGGCCGGCATGCGCGAGGGCTCCAAGCTGGACCGCACCCTCTCCACGGTCTCGATCGCCACCACGGCCACGCCGGAATACGTCTCGGGCGTGATCTTCATCGCCGTGTTCGCCTCCTCGGCGGTGGGCCTGAAATGGTTCAAGGGCTCGGCCGCCTCGGCGATGGACGACATCACCTTCGCCAACTTCACGCTGCCCGTGCTGACCGTCGCCCTCTACGGCATGGGCTACATCGCCCGCATGACCCGCGCGTCCATGACCGAGGTGATGACCGCGCAGTACATCCGCACCGCCCGCCTCAAGGGGGTGAGCTTCGGCAACATCGTCCTGAAGCACGCGCTGCGGAACGCGCTGATCGCGCCCTTCACGGTGATCATGCTCCAGTTCCCCTGGCTCCTGAACGGCGTGGTGATCGTGGAGACGCTGTTCAACTTCAAGGGCATCGGCTGGACCCTCGTTCAGGCCGCCGGCAACAACGACGTGGACCTGCTGCTCGGCGTCTCGATCGTCTCGGTGGCGGTCGTGCTGGTCACGCAGCTGATCTCGGACGTGGGCTACGTCTACCTCAATCCCCGCATCAGGATGGCCTGA
- a CDS encoding vitamin B12-dependent ribonucleotide reductase, whose protein sequence is MRIERQLTTAEEGAYGALGFTTTTSEIRNPDGTTVFKLDAVEVPEGWSQVASDVIAQKYFRKAGVAAKLKAVKEKGVPEFLWRSVPDEKALAALPEEERFGGETSARQVFDRLAGAWAYWGWKGGYFSSEEDARAYYDEMRAMLARQMAAPNSPQWFNTGLHWAYGIDGPAQGHHYVDPFTGELTRSTSSYEHPQPHACFIQSVGDDLVNDGGIMDLWVREARLFKYGSGTGTNFSALRGEGEKLSGGGKSSGLMGFLKIGDRAAGAIKSGGTTRRAAKMVIVDMDHPDIEKFIEWKVVEEQKVAALVAGSKSMEAELNKVMAAVRAWDGALDDAVDPAVNEGLKQAIRTAKKARIPEAYVMRVLQYARQGYETIEFPTYDTDWDSEAYNTVAGQNSNNSVRVTDAFLHAVEKDADWPLLNRVDGKVAQTVNARALWEKVGHAAWACADPGIQFHDTVNSWHTCPEDGPIRGSNPCSEYMFLDDTACNLASMNLLTFLRDGQFDAELYCHATRLWTVTLEISVMMAQFPSKEIAQRSYDFRTLGLGYANIGGLLMNLGLGYDSDEGRALCGALSAVMTGVSYATSAEMAGELGPFPGYEKNAAHMLRVMRNHRAAAQGRIDGYEALNVNPVALDVANCPDAALAKLAGDVWNRAVALGEKHGYRNAQSTVIAPTGTIGLVMDCDTTGIEPDFALVKFKKLAGGGYFKIINQSVPAALAKLGYGEAEIGEIIAYAVGHGSLGNAPGINHTALIGHGFGKREIDAIEKALPSAFDIRFVMNQWTLGEGFLTKTLGIPAAKLADPSFDLLRHLGFTKAEIEAANDHVCGTMTLEGAPHLREEHLVVFDCANPCGKKGRRYLSVDSHIRMMAAAQSFISGAISKTINMPNDATIEDCQKAYELSWSLGVKANALYRDGSKLSQPLAASLVEDDEEAAEVLETGTPAQKAEVLAEKIVERIVVREIARGRERMPERRKGYTQKAVVGGHKVYLRTGEYEGGQLGEIFIDMHKEGAGFRAMMNNFAIAVSVGLQYGVPLEEFVDAFTFTKFEPAGMVQGNDSIKNATSVLDYIFRELAVSYLDRTDLAHVKPEGATFDSLHTEADGNVAPVGEAGDKSLAVIRQVTSSGYLRKRLPRDLVALRGGADRVAAELAGGETRTVEVETSSETSTTVAVSMDARVKAKMQGYEGEACGECGNYTLVRNGTCMKCNTCGSTSGCS, encoded by the coding sequence ATGCGGATCGAACGCCAGCTGACCACCGCCGAGGAGGGCGCCTACGGGGCCCTGGGCTTCACCACCACCACCTCGGAGATCCGCAACCCGGACGGGACCACCGTGTTCAAGCTCGACGCCGTCGAGGTGCCCGAGGGCTGGAGCCAGGTCGCCTCGGACGTGATCGCGCAGAAGTACTTCCGCAAGGCCGGCGTCGCCGCGAAGCTGAAAGCAGTGAAGGAGAAGGGCGTTCCCGAGTTCCTCTGGCGCTCGGTGCCCGACGAGAAGGCGCTGGCCGCGCTACCCGAGGAGGAGCGCTTCGGCGGCGAGACCTCGGCGCGGCAGGTCTTCGACCGTCTCGCCGGCGCTTGGGCCTATTGGGGCTGGAAGGGCGGCTACTTCTCCTCGGAGGAGGACGCGCGCGCCTACTACGACGAGATGCGCGCGATGCTCGCCCGCCAGATGGCCGCGCCGAACTCGCCGCAGTGGTTCAACACCGGCCTCCATTGGGCCTACGGCATCGACGGCCCCGCGCAGGGCCACCACTACGTGGACCCGTTCACGGGCGAGCTGACCCGCTCGACGTCCTCCTACGAGCACCCGCAGCCCCACGCCTGCTTCATCCAGTCGGTCGGGGACGATCTGGTGAACGACGGCGGCATCATGGACCTGTGGGTCCGCGAGGCGCGGCTGTTCAAGTACGGCTCGGGCACGGGCACCAACTTCTCGGCGCTGCGCGGCGAGGGCGAGAAGCTCTCGGGCGGCGGCAAGTCGAGTGGCCTCATGGGCTTCCTCAAGATCGGTGACCGGGCGGCGGGCGCCATCAAGTCGGGCGGCACCACGCGCCGCGCGGCGAAGATGGTGATCGTCGACATGGACCACCCCGACATCGAGAAGTTCATCGAGTGGAAGGTGGTCGAGGAGCAGAAGGTCGCGGCCCTCGTTGCCGGCTCCAAGTCCATGGAAGCCGAGCTGAACAAGGTCATGGCCGCCGTGCGCGCCTGGGACGGCGCGCTGGACGATGCCGTGGACCCGGCCGTGAACGAGGGGCTGAAGCAGGCCATCCGCACCGCCAAGAAGGCCCGGATCCCCGAGGCCTACGTGATGCGCGTGCTCCAGTACGCGCGGCAGGGCTACGAGACGATCGAGTTCCCGACCTACGACACCGACTGGGACTCCGAGGCCTACAACACGGTCGCGGGCCAGAACTCCAACAACTCGGTGCGGGTGACGGACGCTTTCCTCCACGCGGTCGAGAAGGACGCCGACTGGCCTCTCCTGAACCGGGTCGACGGCAAGGTGGCGCAGACGGTGAACGCACGCGCGCTCTGGGAGAAGGTGGGCCATGCCGCCTGGGCCTGCGCCGATCCGGGCATCCAGTTCCACGACACCGTGAACAGCTGGCACACCTGCCCCGAGGACGGGCCGATCCGGGGCTCGAACCCGTGCTCGGAGTACATGTTCCTGGATGACACCGCCTGCAACCTGGCCTCGATGAACCTGCTGACCTTCCTGCGGGACGGCCAGTTCGATGCCGAGCTCTACTGCCACGCCACGCGCCTGTGGACCGTGACGCTGGAGATCAGCGTGATGATGGCGCAGTTCCCGTCGAAGGAGATCGCGCAGCGCTCCTACGACTTCCGCACGCTGGGACTGGGCTACGCCAACATCGGCGGCCTGCTGATGAACCTCGGGCTGGGATACGACTCCGACGAGGGTCGGGCGCTCTGCGGCGCGCTGTCCGCTGTCATGACCGGCGTCAGCTACGCCACCTCGGCCGAGATGGCGGGCGAGTTGGGGCCGTTCCCCGGCTACGAGAAGAACGCCGCCCACATGCTGCGGGTGATGCGCAACCACCGCGCGGCAGCGCAGGGGCGCATCGACGGCTACGAGGCGCTGAACGTGAACCCGGTTGCGCTGGACGTCGCCAACTGCCCCGATGCGGCGCTGGCCAAGCTGGCGGGCGACGTCTGGAACCGGGCAGTCGCCTTGGGCGAGAAGCACGGGTACCGCAACGCGCAGTCGACCGTGATCGCGCCGACGGGCACGATCGGCCTCGTGATGGACTGCGACACCACGGGCATCGAGCCGGACTTCGCGCTGGTGAAGTTCAAGAAGCTCGCGGGCGGCGGCTACTTCAAGATCATCAACCAGTCGGTTCCGGCGGCCCTCGCCAAGCTGGGCTACGGCGAGGCGGAGATCGGCGAGATCATCGCCTACGCGGTGGGCCACGGGAGCCTCGGCAACGCGCCCGGAATCAACCACACGGCGCTGATCGGCCACGGCTTCGGCAAGCGCGAGATCGACGCGATCGAGAAGGCCCTGCCCTCGGCGTTCGACATCCGCTTCGTGATGAACCAGTGGACGCTGGGCGAGGGGTTCCTGACCAAGACGCTGGGCATCCCGGCGGCGAAGCTGGCGGACCCGTCCTTCGACCTGCTGCGCCACCTCGGCTTCACGAAGGCCGAGATCGAGGCGGCCAACGACCACGTCTGCGGGACCATGACGCTGGAGGGCGCGCCGCACCTGCGCGAGGAGCACCTCGTGGTGTTCGACTGCGCCAATCCCTGCGGCAAGAAGGGCCGGCGCTACCTCTCGGTGGACAGCCACATCCGCATGATGGCGGCGGCCCAGTCGTTCATCTCGGGCGCGATCTCGAAGACGATCAACATGCCCAACGACGCCACCATCGAGGACTGCCAGAAGGCCTACGAGCTGTCCTGGTCGCTGGGGGTGAAGGCGAACGCCCTCTACCGCGACGGCTCGAAGCTGAGCCAGCCGCTGGCAGCCAGCCTCGTCGAGGACGACGAGGAGGCCGCCGAGGTTCTGGAGACCGGCACGCCGGCGCAGAAGGCGGAGGTGCTGGCCGAGAAGATCGTGGAGCGGATCGTGGTGCGCGAGATCGCCCGCGGCCGCGAGCGGATGCCCGAGCGGCGCAAGGGCTACACCCAGAAGGCCGTGGTCGGCGGGCACAAGGTGTACCTGCGGACCGGCGAGTACGAGGGCGGCCAGCTCGGCGAGATCTTCATCGACATGCACAAGGAGGGGGCTGGCTTCCGGGCGATGATGAACAACTTCGCCATCGCCGTCTCGGTGGGCCTCCAGTACGGGGTGCCGCTCGAGGAGTTCGTGGACGCGTTCACGTTCACCAAGTTCGAGCCTGCGGGCATGGTGCAGGGCAACGACTCGATCAAGAACGCGACCTCGGTGCTCGACTACATCTTCCGCGAGCTGGCCGTGAGCTACCTGGACCGCACCGATCTGGCGCACGTGAAGCCCGAGGGCGCGACGTTCGACAGCCTCCACACCGAGGCGGACGGCAACGTGGCGCCGGTGGGCGAGGCGGGCGACAAGTCGCTGGCGGTGATCCGTCAGGTCACCTCGTCGGGCTACCTGCGCAAGCGCCTGCCGCGCGACCTGGTGGCGCTGCGGGGCGGCGCCGACCGCGTGGCGGCTGAGCTGGCAGGCGGCGAGACGCGGACCGTCGAGGTCGAGACCTCGAGCGAGACGTCGACCACGGTGGCGGTGTCGATGGACGCGCGCGTGAAGGCCAAGATGCAGGGCTACGAGGGCGAGGCCTGCGGCGAGTGCGGCAACTACACGCTGGTCCGCAACGGCACCTGCATGAAGTGCAACACCTGCGGGTCGACGAGCGGGTGTAGCTGA
- a CDS encoding DUF1206 domain-containing protein, with protein sequence MAERDTETDYKWAIPVMRAGYAGRGVTYLAVAGLSLWAIWHGGEAQGTGSALRSLGDSTWGVVVLWLIAIGLVAYAIWRGLDAIKDLEDYGTEAKGLVARAGMVVTGLVHGVIAGLALSIVFGRSEEDGGRGGVSSVVARVLELPGGRWILAFAALATIGAGIYYVIKGWKAKYREKLAANRFTGRYDWALRAGVIANGVIILVVGGFLGAAAWAGTPEKAGGMGKVFDWLASQPFGNVLVIVLCLGLLGFAFFCFVNAAYRIVEKVPHDDLESLARRRKREMEAA encoded by the coding sequence ATGGCCGAACGCGACACCGAGACCGACTACAAGTGGGCGATCCCCGTGATGCGCGCGGGCTACGCCGGGCGCGGCGTCACCTACCTCGCCGTCGCGGGCCTGTCGCTCTGGGCGATCTGGCACGGCGGCGAGGCGCAGGGCACCGGCTCGGCGCTGCGCTCGCTCGGCGACAGCACGTGGGGCGTCGTCGTGCTGTGGCTCATCGCCATCGGGCTCGTCGCCTACGCCATCTGGCGCGGGCTCGATGCCATCAAGGACCTTGAGGACTACGGCACCGAGGCCAAGGGCCTCGTCGCGCGCGCCGGCATGGTCGTGACCGGCCTCGTCCACGGCGTCATCGCCGGCCTCGCCCTGTCGATCGTGTTCGGCCGCAGCGAGGAGGACGGCGGACGCGGCGGCGTCTCATCCGTGGTGGCCCGCGTGCTGGAGCTGCCCGGCGGGCGCTGGATCCTCGCCTTTGCCGCGCTCGCGACGATCGGCGCGGGCATCTACTACGTAATCAAGGGCTGGAAGGCGAAGTACCGCGAGAAGCTTGCCGCCAACCGCTTCACGGGCCGCTACGACTGGGCCCTGCGCGCGGGCGTGATCGCCAACGGGGTCATCATCCTCGTGGTCGGCGGCTTCCTCGGCGCCGCCGCCTGGGCCGGCACGCCCGAGAAGGCAGGCGGCATGGGCAAGGTGTTCGACTGGCTCGCCTCGCAGCCCTTCGGCAACGTGCTGGTGATCGTGCTCTGCCTCGGCCTGCTGGGCTTCGCGTTCTTCTGCTTCGTGAACGCCGCCTACCGGATCGTCGAGAAGGTGCCCCACGACGACCTCGAGAGCCTCGCCCGCCGCCGCAAGCGCGAGATGGAGGCGGCCTGA
- a CDS encoding class I SAM-dependent RNA methyltransferase — protein MQPVSVFLACAPGLEPQLLAEARGIGVPGPKLVPGGVECGGGWEAVRRANLRSRIANRVLARILQFRAAGWPALDAGLREVDWSVLPPHSRVRVDASVARSRTAHAGAVAGRVAEALERAGHVADRDGAFRVFARVERDEATISMDTSGEPLHRRGFKQAVNRAPLRETLAAGFLRMAEWDGGVVLDPMCGSGTFPIEAAEMAAGLRPGRERSFAFEALPSHDPERWAALRAEAPEGRAVTMHGSDRDAGAVAMARANAERAGVSCAFREAAVSDAVPPEGPPGLVIVNPPYGGRLGKGLQPLHAAFGAVMRERFTGWRVAMVTSEAGLAKAAGLDWGPPGPVVDHGGIKVRLWTARVA, from the coding sequence ATGCAACCCGTCTCCGTCTTCCTCGCCTGCGCCCCCGGCCTCGAGCCGCAGCTCCTCGCGGAGGCGCGCGGGATCGGCGTGCCGGGGCCGAAGCTCGTGCCCGGGGGCGTGGAGTGCGGGGGCGGTTGGGAGGCCGTGCGGCGGGCGAACCTGCGCAGCCGGATCGCGAACCGGGTCCTCGCGCGCATCTTGCAGTTCCGGGCCGCCGGGTGGCCGGCGCTGGATGCGGGGCTGCGCGAGGTGGACTGGAGCGTCCTGCCGCCACACTCGCGGGTGCGCGTCGACGCCTCGGTGGCGCGCTCGCGCACGGCGCATGCGGGCGCGGTGGCGGGGCGGGTGGCGGAGGCGCTGGAGCGGGCGGGGCACGTGGCGGACCGCGACGGCGCGTTCCGCGTCTTCGCCCGGGTGGAGCGGGACGAGGCGACGATCTCGATGGACACCTCGGGCGAGCCGCTGCACCGGCGGGGCTTCAAGCAGGCCGTGAACCGTGCGCCCCTGCGCGAGACGCTGGCGGCGGGGTTCCTGCGGATGGCGGAGTGGGACGGGGGCGTGGTGCTCGACCCGATGTGCGGGTCGGGGACGTTCCCGATCGAGGCGGCGGAGATGGCGGCGGGGCTGCGACCGGGGCGGGAGCGTAGCTTCGCGTTCGAGGCGTTGCCCTCGCACGACCCGGAGCGGTGGGCCGCGCTGCGGGCCGAGGCGCCCGAGGGACGGGCCGTGACGATGCACGGGTCGGACCGCGATGCGGGCGCGGTGGCGATGGCTCGCGCGAATGCGGAGCGGGCCGGGGTGTCCTGCGCGTTCCGCGAGGCCGCGGTGTCGGACGCGGTGCCGCCCGAAGGGCCGCCGGGGCTGGTGATCGTCAATCCGCCCTACGGGGGGCGTCTGGGCAAGGGGCTGCAACCGCTCCACGCGGCGTTCGGCGCGGTGATGCGCGAGCGGTTCACGGGATGGCGCGTGGCGATGGTGACGAGCGAGGCCGGGCTGGCGAAGGCCGCGGGGCTGGACTGGGGGCCGCCGGGCCCGGTGGTGGACCACGGCGGCATCAAGGTGCGGCTCTGGACGGCGCGGGTGGCGTAG
- a CDS encoding ABC transporter permease codes for MEQLTWTGAMGEVLDPILAISATALGVTTVLAIAASLVTTGPRVVINPDGTAAMAEGFPGLVTRAQRYSLWAVLATLVAYVVTGVVVDWQGGGIVGGMCRQFLPVWLSLVALFAVSIWTKRSTGLYGKLFDSTIGMIGFALVMFWVFTAFWSGAFDLILTHDPLSQVSGMKNEPLGSPVADEGYPYYLLGGDNLARDVFARMVVGSVTVMLIAPLATVFAFMVGITLGLPAGYYGGRFDTVLTFLANLILAFPVILLFFLLVTPEIRLTGLPSYMAAVLFVAPVVFAAVLIWSRYRTQPPKAYALLAVVCTPMGLAYLSVINAPDSPFEWLPLDLFDLPGGAGILTVFVAVVFVNSPTVFRIVRGLTLDIKTRDYVAAAQTRGETPWYIMLWEILPNARGPLIVDFCLRIGYTTILLGTLGFFGLGLESESPNWGNTINDGRRLLTIAPHPAIVPALALLSLVLGLNLLADGLREESLRD; via the coding sequence ATGGAACAGCTGACCTGGACCGGCGCGATGGGCGAGGTGCTCGACCCCATCCTTGCTATCTCCGCCACCGCGCTCGGGGTGACCACGGTGCTCGCCATCGCCGCCTCGCTGGTGACGACCGGCCCCCGCGTCGTCATCAACCCCGACGGCACCGCCGCCATGGCCGAGGGCTTCCCCGGCCTTGTCACCCGCGCGCAGCGCTACTCGCTCTGGGCCGTGCTCGCCACGCTGGTCGCCTACGTCGTCACCGGCGTCGTGGTCGACTGGCAGGGCGGCGGCATCGTCGGCGGCATGTGCCGGCAGTTCCTGCCCGTGTGGCTCAGCCTCGTGGCCCTCTTCGCGGTGTCGATCTGGACCAAGCGGAGTACGGGCCTTTACGGCAAGCTCTTCGACTCGACCATCGGCATGATCGGCTTCGCGCTGGTGATGTTCTGGGTGTTCACCGCGTTCTGGTCGGGCGCCTTCGACCTGATCCTGACCCACGACCCGCTCTCCCAGGTCTCGGGCATGAAGAACGAGCCCCTCGGCTCCCCGGTCGCGGACGAGGGCTACCCCTACTACCTGCTCGGCGGCGACAACCTCGCGCGCGACGTGTTCGCGCGCATGGTGGTCGGCTCGGTCACGGTGATGCTGATCGCGCCCCTCGCGACTGTGTTCGCCTTCATGGTCGGCATCACGCTGGGGCTTCCGGCGGGCTACTACGGCGGGCGCTTCGACACGGTGCTGACGTTCCTCGCGAACCTGATCCTCGCCTTTCCGGTGATCCTTCTGTTCTTCCTCCTCGTCACCCCCGAGATCCGCCTTACCGGCCTGCCCTCCTACATGGCCGCCGTGCTCTTCGTGGCGCCGGTGGTGTTCGCCGCCGTGCTGATCTGGAGCCGCTACCGCACCCAGCCGCCCAAGGCCTACGCGTTGCTCGCGGTCGTCTGCACGCCCATGGGGCTGGCCTACCTGTCGGTCATCAACGCCCCCGACAGCCCGTTCGAGTGGCTGCCCCTCGACCTCTTCGACCTGCCGGGTGGCGCCGGCATCCTCACTGTCTTCGTGGCGGTGGTCTTCGTGAACTCGCCCACCGTGTTCCGCATCGTCCGGGGCCTCACGCTCGACATCAAGACCCGCGACTACGTGGCCGCCGCCCAGACCCGCGGCGAGACCCCGTGGTACATCATGCTGTGGGAGATCCTGCCCAACGCCCGAGGCCCGCTGATCGTCGATTTCTGCCTGCGAATCGGCTACACCACGATCCTGCTCGGAACCCTGGGCTTCTTCGGGCTCGGCCTGGAGTCGGAGAGCCCCAACTGGGGCAACACCATCAACGACGGCCGCCGCCTCCTCACCATCGCGCCCCATCCGGCCATCGTGCCCGCGCTGGCGCTGCTAAGTTTGGTGCTGGGGCTGAATCTGTTGGCGGACGGGTTGAGAGAAGAAAGTCTACGGGATTGA